Below is a window of Diaminobutyricibacter sp. McL0608 DNA.
ACGGTCGTCGTGGACGGCGCGCGACGTGACGACCAGGTCGCTTTCGGCCCGTTCATGCTCGGCGGTTTCTGGGGGGCCGTCGCGCTCGCGGCGGCTGTCTGAGCGGGTGTGCGGTGTTCGGCTACGACTGCCCGAGTCTGGAACGACTGCGGCGGCTCGAGACGTGCGCACACGTGTCGAACCGCCGCAGTCACTGTGGCGGAGAGCCCGGATCAGCCGGGGTGCGTCATGCTCAGCACGTCGAGTGCTATGTCGAGCTGTTCGAGTGTGACCTCACCGCGCTCGACGAACCCGAGATCGATGACGGCTTCGCGGATGGTCATGCCCTTCGCGACCGCGTGCTTGGCCACCTTGGCGGCCGCTTCATAGCCGATCACGCGGTTCAGCGGAGTGACGATCGACGGCGACGACTCGGCGAACGCCCGAGCGCGGTCGACGTTGGCCTCAAGACCGATGATGGTCTTGTCGGCGAGCACGCGAGCACCCTGCGAGAGAAGGCGGATCGATTCGAGGAGCGCGGTGCCCATCACGGGGATGGCCACGTTGAGCTCGAAGCTGCCCGACGCACCGCTCCAGGCGATGGATGCGTCGTTGCCGATGACACGTGAGGCGACCATGAGCACGGCCTCCGGGATGACCGGATTGACCTTGCCGGGCATGATCGACGATCCGGGCTGCAGGTCGGGGATGCTGAGCTCACCGAGTCCGGTGTTCGGGCCGGACCCCATCCAGCGCAGGTCGTTGCAGATCTTCGTGAGGCTGACTGCGATGACGCGGAGCGCACCGGACGCCTCGACGAGCGCATCGCGGTTCGCCTGCGCCTCGAAGTGGTTGCGTGCCTCGGTGATGGGCAGCTCGGTCTCCTGCGTGAGCAGTTCGATCACGAGCTGCGGGAAGCCGAGCGGCGTGTTGATTCCGGTGCCGACGGCGGTGCCGCCGAGCGGAACCTCGGCAACGCGGTGCAGCGCCGACTGGACGCGCTCGATGCCGAGCCGGATCTGGGCCGCGTAGCCACCGAACTCCTGGCCGAGGGTGACGGGTGTCGCATCCATCAGGTGGGTTCGTCCCGACTTGACGACCGTCGCCCAGAGCGTGGCCTTCTCTTCGAGGGCGACTGCGAGGTGGTCGAGTGCCGGGATGAGGTCGTCGATGAGTGCACCGGTCACGGCGACGTGCACGGAGGTCGGGAAGACGTCGTTCGACGACTGTGAGGCGTTGACGTGGTCGTTCGGGTGCACGGGGCTGCCGAGCCGCCGTGTGGCGAGCGTCGCGAGCACCTCGTTCATGTTCATGTTCGACGAGGTGCCGCTCCCCGTCTGGTAGACGTCGATCGGGAACTCGCCGTCGTGCACTCCGGTGACGACTTCGTCGGCGGAGGCTGCGATCGCATCGGCGATGGTCTGGTCGAGCACGCCGAGGCGGGCGTTGGCCAGGGCAGCCGACTTCTTGATGCGGGCGAGAGCAGCGATCTGCGCGGGCTCGAGAACGGATCCGGAGATCGGGAAGTTCTCGACTGCACGCTGTGTCTGGGCGCCGTAAAGGGCGCCGGCCGGAACGCGGACCTCGCCCATCGTGTCGTGTTCGATGCGGTACTCGGCATGAGCCGGGGTGTCCACCACGGTGTGTTTTCCTTTCTGGGGCGCTTCGCGCTGTGCGGGATGCACGTGCGGGACGCGCGAGTTGAGCCGGCCGGTTCTCAGACCAGTCCGACGACGATGTCGGGAACGGCCCGACCTTCCTGGAGGCGGTAGTTGGCACCAACGATAGCCAACCTCCCCTCCGCGACGGCAGAGCTGATCAGCTCGGAGCTCTGCAGGAGCTCGGCGACCGTGTCACGCAGGTGCTCACGGCCCACCTCGCTCGCGTCGACGTCTGCGATCTCGATCGGTTTCTCCGGCGAGGCGTGGGTGACGCGCCGGACAGCCGGGACGATCGGGGCGATCAGGTTGGCGATGTGCGGCGGAAGCGGCTGCGCATCGGTCGACTGCGACTCGATCGCTGCCCGAACGGCACCGCATTCGTCGTGCCCGAGCACGAGGATGAGCGGAACGTGGAGCACTTCGACGGCGTATTCGAGGGAACCGAGCACCGATTCGGACATGACCTGCCCGGCGTTGCGCACGACGAAGGCGTCGCCGAGCCCCAGGTCGAAGATGATCTCTGCGGCGAGCCGGGAGTCGCTGCAGCCGAAGATCGCTGCAAGCGGTGACTGCGATGCGGCCAGCACCTCGCGTCGCTCGGCGTCCTGCCTCGGATGCTCGGGTGCGCCGGTGACGAAACGCTCGTTTCCGCGCAGCATGGCATCCCACACGCGCGACGGTCTCGGCGGCGTCACTTGGCCGCTCCCAGCGCGCCGAGCTGGTCGCACAACGCGTCGGTCACGGTCGCGAACTCCGAATCCTGGGCGGTTCCGAACACGACGACCGTGCTGGCGCCCGCCTTGGTCGCGAGGGCGTAGTCGACGTTGCCGTTGTCCTGGCCGGAATTGCGGTTGTTGTAGACATCCCACTGCTGGCCGCAGATCGTCTTCGTCGAGGAGACGAGCGTGCGGTCGACCTGCGTCGCGAGCCAGCTGTCGTTGGCGTTGAAACCCTGCATGATGCCGATGTACTCCTTCGAAGGCGTGATCAGGCCGATGTACCAGGCGTCGACTCCGTCGGGAGTCTTCGTGCGCAGTTCTGCGTTGTTCGACGTCCAGCCGCCCGGGAGTTTGGGAGTCAGGAGGGCGTCGGGCTCCGCGCCCTGCGCCTGGGCGGCGATCGTCGTGTAGTCGACGGCCGGCGAGGCAGGCGTCTGGCCGCGGGGAACGAAAAGCACGATCGCAGCCACGACGGCGACGGTCGCGATCAGCGACAGGACGAGGTTGTTCACCGTCTGCCGATTGCGGTGGTTGCTGGAATTCTGGGCTTTGCGCTCAGCTGTTTCCTCGGGAGTTTCCGGTCGCCCGAGCTCTGCCACGACTGCGGGGGGCCGTTTCGACGGACTCATTCGTCGTCAACGACTCCCGTCGTGCTCGTGGCGGCACCGGCGCGCGCGGCGTCCAGCCGGGCCTTGGCGCCGATCAGCCATTCTTCGCAGCGGCGGGCGAGGGCCTCGCCACGCTCCCACAACGCGATCGAGTCTTCGAGCGATGTCGAGCCCTGCTCGAGTTCGGAGACGACCCGGACCAGTTCGTCGCGGGCCTCTTCGTAACTGAGGGATGCGACTTCGGTGGGGGATTGCGCCATGTCATCCAGTCTAGTTCGAGCCACGATCGGTCTGCTGCGAGTTTGCACAGGCCCGCGGAGGGACAGCTACTGGTCGCGCCCGGCGGAGACGGCGCCGATGCGACCCTCCGCCAGGGTGATCGCGAGTTCCGTTCCGGCGGGCGCCTCTTCGGGTGCGCGAGCGACCGATCCGTCTGCCAGCTGCACGATCGCATAGCCGCGGTCGAGGGTTCCCTGGGGCGAGAGCGCGCGAAGCTGCGAGCGCAGCTCGCCGGTGCGTGTCATCTCCCGGTCGACGAGGCGGAGTGCGAGCTCGGCGCCCCGGGCGACGTAGCGCGTGAGTTCTTCGGCGCGCGTGTCGACGATCCACGACGGCGACATCATCGACGGCCGCGAACGAAGATGGCCGATCCGGTCGATCTCGGCGGTCACGAGGTGGGTCAGCCGCATGCTGAGTCGCGCCCGCGCCTGATGCACACGCACCATCTCTTCGGCGACGTCGGGGACGACGCGTTTCGCAGCATCCGTCGGCGTGGATGCACGCAGATCGGCGACATCGTCGAGCAGGGGCCGGTCGGCTTCGTGGCCGATCGCGCTCACCAGCGGCGTCGAGCACTCCGCTGCCGCCCGCACAACCCGCTCGTCGCTGAAGCCGAGGAGGTTCTGGAAGTCTCCACCACCCCGGGCGACGATGATCACATCCACCTCGGGGTCGGCGTCGAGCGCCTTGATCGCGGCGGTGACGTCGGGCACCACCCGTTCGCCCTGGACGGCGGTATGGATGGTGCGGAACCGCACCGCGGGCCAGCGCAGCTGAGCGTTTCGCAGCACGTCCTTCTCGGCGTCGGAGTCACGCCCGGTGATCAGGCCGATGCAGTGGGGCAGGAACGGGAGCTTCTTCTTGCGACCGACATCGAAGAGTCCTTCGCTCGCAAGCTGTCGGCGGAGGCGTTCGAGCCTCTCCAGCAGGTCGCCGAGGCCGACATGCTTCATGTCGAAGACCTGCATGGTCAGGGTGCCGCCCTTGACCCAGAAGTTCGGCTTGATGAGCGCGACCACACGATCGCCCTGCTTCAGGTCGGCAGGGATGCGCGTGCGTACCGACGACCAGATCGTGAAGCCCACGGTTGCGTCCTCGCTGAGGTCTTTGAGCTTTCCGTAGACGTTTCCGCCCGAGATTCCCCACTGGGTGATCTCGCCCTCCACCCAGGCCGTTCCCAGACGCTCGATGTACCCGCGGATCTTGGCCGAGAGGGTCGCGACCGGCCACGGTTCGTCGGCTGTCGGAAGCCCCGACGGCGCCGGAGCGCTCTGGGCTGCGGGAGGGGCGTCGGTCACGTCCATCCTTCCCATCAGGTCTCCAGCGCACTCACCTAGACTTGACGGGTGAGCGACGTAACGATCAGCCTGCCCATGCCGAGGATTCCCGGCGTGCGCGGCAGGCTCAAGGATACCCCGGTCGTCGGACACAAGCGGGTGCTCCTGGCGGCACCCCGTGGATACTGCGCGGGTGTGGACAGAGCGGTGATCGCGGTCGAGAAGGCCCTCGAGCACTACGGCGCACCGGTCTATGTGCGCAAGCAGATCGTCCACAACGTTCACGTCGTCTCGACCCTCGAACAGCAGGGTGCCATCTTCGTCGACGAGGTCGACGAAGTCCCGGAGGGCGCGCATGTCGTTTTCAGCGCTCACGGTGTGTCGCCCGCGGTGGTGCGCGCAGCATCCGATCGTGGACTCCAGGCCATCGACGCCACCTGCCCGCTGGTGACCAAGGTGCACCGCGAGGCTGTGCGCTTCGCCCGCGACGACTTCGAAATCCTCCTGATCGGCCACGAAGGCCACGAAGAGGTCGAAGGCACGGCGGGGGAGGCGCCCGACCACGTCACGCTCGTGAACAGCCCCGACGATGTGCCCAACATCCAGGTCAAAGACCCGGACAAAGTCGTCTGGCTGTCGCAGACCACGCTCTCGGTCGACGAGACGATGGAGACCGTACGCCGGCTCCGCGAGCGGTTCCCCAACCTGCAGGACCCGCCGAGCGACGACATCTGCTACGCCACCCAGAACCGGCAGGTCGCGATCAAGAAGGTCGCCGAAGACGCCGACCTGGTCATCGTCGTCGGTTCCGCGAACTCGTCGAACTCGGTGCGCCTGGTCGAGGTTGCGCTCGAATACGGCGCGAAGGCGGCATACCGAGTCGACTATGCCAGCGAGATCAAGCAGGAATGGCTCGATGGTGTCGCCTCGGTGGGCGTTACGAGCGGGGCATCCGTCCCCGAAGTCCTCGTGCGGGAAGTCCTCGACGACCTGGCGGGCGCAGGCTACAGCGACGTCCAGGAGGTCAAGACGGCCGAAGAAGACCTGATGTTCTCGCTGCCGAAGGAGCTTCGCAAAGACCTGTCGGGCAAGGCCGACGCGCGCGCCCTGGGCGGCCGCAGCCACTGATTCGCTCCGTGACGGAAGCATCCCGTCACTCTCTCGGTTGACTACGACAAGCAACCGAAAGGAATCACTCTTATGACCATCGTCGTCACCGGAGCAACCGGAAAACTCGGCCGTCTCGTCATCGACAATCTGCTCGCCCGCGGAGTGGATGCAGCAGAGATCCGTGCCGCAGGCCGGAACGCCGAGAAACTCGAGACGCTCGCGGGACTCGGGATCTCGACCGTCGTCATCGACTTCGAAGATCCCTCGACGCTCGCGCCCGCGTTCACCGGTGCGGATGTGCTCCTGCTGGTCTCCGGGAGTGAGGTGGGCAAACGGATGCCGCAGCACACGAATGCCGTCGATGCGGCCATCGCGGCCGGCGTCGGACGCATCGTCTACACCAGCGCACCCCACGCTGACACGACGGAGCTCGCGCTCGCGCCCGAGCACAAGGCGACTGAGGAGCTGATCCGCGCATCCGGAATCCCGTTCACCATCCTGCGCAACAACTGGTACACCGAGAACTATGTCGGCCCGCTGGAGCAGGCGCGGCAGACCGGAACCGTCGTCGCGGCCGTCGGTGACGGACGTATCGCCAGCGCGACCCGCAACGACTACGCGGATGCCGCGGCCGTCGTGCTGTCGACACCCGGCCACGAGGGCAAGATCTACGAACTCGGCGGAGACAGCGCGTGGTCGTTCGACGAACTCGCAGAGGCGATCAGCGCGATCATCGGATCCGACGTGGCCTACACGCCCCTCGAGGACGAAGAGTACCTGCGCATCCTCGTCTCGGCCGGACTGGATGAGGGCACGGCGGGCTTCGTCGTCGCGCTCGACCAGGGCATCCGCAACGGGGCACTCGCCGACGTCACCGGAGACCTGAGTGGCCTCATCGGCCGCCCGACGACCTCCCTCGTCGACGGCCTGCGCGCCGCCGCGGCCTAGCTTTCTCGACGGGCGTCACCCGGAGAGGCGGCTGTAGAAGTCGAGGAGGGTAGGGTCGCTCGCGATGATCGCCGTGAGGCACACGAACAGGCCGATGAATGCGAGGACGCCGCCGAGGATCGGGATGTAGAAGGCGAGTCTGTGCCGGGTCAGGCGGAAGACCGAGAGCACCGCGGACAGAAGCCAGATTCCCACCATCGAGATCTCGCCCGCGAGCATGATCATCGAGACGGATGCGGCCGGCTTGTAGGCTCCCAGTCCCTCGTTCGCATACAGGTGCTGAATCGAGGCGGGTGTGCTGGCGATCGTGCCGATCGACAGGAACATGCCGATGATCCCCACGATGAGCAGCAGGATCGTCACCGGCTGGTTCCATGTGGGCACCGGATGCTCTCCCGCCGCCTGCGCGAGCAGCTCCTCTTCGTGCGACCGGGTCGGCGCGGACGGATGCGCGGCATGAGCCTCGGGGGCCGGGTGCGCCGTGTCGAGACGGTCCGCATCCTTCGGCGGATGCCACACCCAACCCTCGGGAGCGAGCTCGCCGAACTTCGGCCGGGGTCGCTCGTCGTGGTCCTTGTTGTCGTCGGCCATCCTGCGGCCGCCTCTCCTACTTGCCGGAGTGGCCCGCCGAGCCGAGCTGCTGGGTCGCTTCGACGACACGGGCCGCCATGGCGGTCTCAGCGACCTTGCCCCAGGCGCGCGGGTCGTACGCCTTCTTGTTTCCGACTTCGCCGTCGATCTTCAGCACGCCGTCGTAGTTCGAGAACATGTAACCGGCGATCGACCGCGTGAACGCATACTGCGTGTCGGTGTCGATGTTCATCTTCACGACGCCGTTGGCGACAGCTTCGGCGATCTCGGCATCGGTCGAGCCTGAGCCGCCGTGGAAGACGAGGTCGAGCGGCTTCGGGCCGGTGCCGTACTTCGCCTCGAGGCCGTCCTGGATGGTCTTCAGCAGCTCGGGGCGCAGCTTCACGTTGCCGGGCTTGTAGACGCCGTGGACGTTGCCGAAGGTGAGGGCTGCCATGTAGCGCCCGTTCTCGCCGAGACCGAGAGCCTCGACGGTCGCGATCGCGTCGTCGAGCGTCGTGTACAGGTGCTCGTTGATGTCGTGGCTGACGCCGTCCTCTTCGCCGCCGACGACGCCGATCTCGACCTCGAGGATCGCGTTGATCGCCTTCGTGCGCTTGATCATGTCTTTCGCGATGTCGAGGTTCTCGGCGAGCGGAACGGCCGAGCCGTCCCACATGTGGGACTGGAAGATCGGGTTGCGGCCCGCCTTGACCTCTTCTTCGCTCGCGGCGATGAGGGGCAGGACGAAGCCGTCGAGGGCGTCCTTCGGGCAGTGGTCGGTGTGCAGCGCGACCGTGACCGGGTAGTTCTTGGCGACCTCGGTTGCGAACTTCGCGAACGCGATCGCTCCCGCGGCACGGTTCTTGACGGTCTGGCCGGCGAAGTAGTCGGCGCCACCGGTCGTCACCTGGATGATGCCGTCGCTGCCCGCCTCGGTGAGACCCTGCAGCACCGCGTTGATCGTCTGCGACGACGAGACGTTGAAAGCGGGGTAGGCGAATCCGCCGGCCTTCGCCTTGTCGAGCATCTCGGCGTACTGATCCGGTGTAGCGATGGGCATTGCGTCTCCTCGACGATGGTGTTTTGGCGGATTGTTCACATCATACCGAGGAGGATTTACGCCGAATGCTGTTCGGTCGCTCGATAAACTGACAGCGTCGCCCGGAACGTGCGAAGGCACCGGTCGGGCGGTCGCCATCGCAGTCGAACAATCCGTCCGGGAGGACCCACCGTGAACAGCACCGACACCGCCACGCTCTACATGCACCCCGATCGAAATCTCGCGCTCGAGCTGGTGAGGGCGACGGAGGCGGCGGCGATCCGTGCAACGCCGTTCATCGGGCGAGGCGACAAGAATGCGGCCGACGGCGCGGCGGTGGATGCGATGCGCGCCTTCCTGGGGACCGTCAACTTCGACGGCGTCATCGTCATCGGCGAGGGCGAGAAGGACAACGCTCCGATGCTGTTCAACGGCGAGCACGTCGGAAACGGGCGTGGGCCCGCCTGCGACATCGCCGTGGACCCGATCGACGGCACGTCGCTGACGGCTGCGGGGCGCCAGAATGCGCTCTCGGTGATCGCCGTGTCCGATCGCGGGACGATGCTCGACGCGTCGAGCGTCTTCTACATGAACAAGATCGTGACCGGGGCCGAGGGACGCGGGGTCGTCGACCTGTCCCAGTCGATCGGGGACAACATCCGGGAGCTGGCGAAGAAGAAGAACAAGGATGTCGGCGAGATCCGGGTCGCGGTTCTTGACCGGCCGCGCCATGAGGGCCTGATCGACGAGATCCGCTCGGCGGGTGCGGGCACGCGGCTGATGCTCGACGGCGATGTGGCAGGCGGGATCAACGCGGCGCGGTACGAGTCGCGGATCGATATGTGCGTGGGGATCGGCGGCAGCCCCGAAGGGATCACCACGGCATGCGCGATCAAGGCGATCGGCGGGTTCATGCAGGGGCAGCTCGCGCCCCGGGATGACGCGGAACGAGAGAAGGCACGCGCGGCCGGACTCGATTACGGCGTGATCATGGAAGCCGACGAGATGGTCAAGGGTGACAACACGTTCTTCGTTGCGACCGGTGTGACCGACGGCGGGCTCGTCGAGGGCGTGCGTCGCAAGGGTCCGATCATCCGCACCGAGTCGATCGTGCTGCGGAGCCGGTCGGGCACCATCCGCCGCATCGTGGCCGACCACCTCGCGGAGAAGTGGCTGTAGCGGCGGCCTGCGGTCGCAGCTCTAGCTCCCTCCGGAGCGGAGCTGTCGCCGCACTACGTGCGTCTCAGCGCACTAAGTAGACCTAGTGCGCCGAGACCGAAGTAGTGCGGTGAGAGTGATCCAGCGCGGGAGCTACGCGCTCTTGCGCTCGTGCTCGTCGCGGCCGGCGAGTTCCAGCGGCGCCAGCTCGCTGACGAGCTCGAAGGCGGTCAGCTCGCGCGGCGCCTCCTCGATCCCGTTGAGCACGCCGATCACCTTCGACTCGTCGAGAGCGTTGAGCTTGCGCGCCGTCGGGAGCACCTGGCGCTCGAGCGATCCCACGAAGCCGTTGTAGTCCTTCACCGTGCGCTCGATCGACCGTCCGAGCTTCTCGATGTGCGAGGCGGTCGTCGACAGTCGCGAATACAGCTCGCGGCTGAGGTCGAAGAGCACCTTCGCGTCCTGAGTCAGCACATCCTGCTGCCAGCTGAACGCGACCGTCTTGAGAACCGACCAGAGGGTGACCGGAGACGCCAGCGCAACACGCTTGCTGAAAGCGAACTCCATGATCGTCGGGTCGGCCTCCATCGCGGATGAGACGAGCGACTCGCTCGGGATGAACGCGATCACGAGTTCTGGCGACGCGTCGAGCCCGGCCCAATAGGTCTTGCTGCCGAGCGTCGTGATGTGGTCGCGCACCGCCTTGACGTGCTGCTTGAGCAGCGCCTCGCGCTGCGCCCCCTCGACGCCGGTCGCGGTCGCCGGGATCTGGCTCGCTTCGAGATATGCGTTGAACGGAACCTTGGCGTCGAGCGCGATGCTCTTGCCGCCGGGAAGGTGAACGATCATGTCGGGGCGACCCGCGCCCGAATCGGAGTGGATGCTCGACTGCACTGAGAAATCGACGCGCTCGAGCAGGCCCGCAGCCTCGACGACGCTGCGAAGCTGTGTCTCTCCCCAGACTCCGCGCGTGCTGTTCGAACGAAGAGCGGATGCCAGAGCTTCGGCCGTACTGCGCAGGCGTTCTTCGCTCTCCGTGGCCGATTTCAGCTGCTGGGTCAGCTCGCCGTGCTGGTGGCTCCGCTGGGCTTCGAGCTCGGTGACCTTCTTCTGCATGTCCTGGAGGCTCTCACGCACCGGAGCCAGAGCCTGCAGTACCTTGCTCTCCGACCGCTCACGCTCCTCGCGAGCCAACTGCTCGGAGCGGTGGCGCTCGACGAGTTCGCGATACTGGTCCTGGAGGCCGCCCACCTGCTCGCGCAGCGCATCCACCCGCGCCTCGGCCGCAGCCAGGTCCGACCGGATCTCCGCCTGGACCTCGGCCTCGGACGCTCGCACCCGCGCCAGCTCCACCTCGTGGTGCGCCACGAGAACCGCAGGGTCGTCGACGGGCGCAGCCGGGGCTGCCTCGGCGCGATTGCGCAGCACGAGCATGGTGGCGAATCCGCCGAGGATTGCTCCGCCGACGAGTCCGAGGATCAACGCGAGAATGGGGTCCATGGCATCAGTGTGACAGCGGCCTCCGACACCGCCTGTCTCAAGCGCCGTGAACTGCGAAATCCGGTTCTGAAGGACCGCTAGGCGGCGACGGCCGTGCCGATGCGTCCGACCCGGGCCGCCGTGGCGGCCGCGAGTTCGGAGATCGTCGAGGCATCGTGCCGCCGGGCCGCGTGGATGATGATCGCGGCGCACGCCTCGGCGTCGGCCAAAGCGTCGTGGTGGTGGAAGTCTTCGAAGCCGGCTGCCATCGCCGCTACCGGAAGCCGGTAGGAGTCGAGGTTGTAGGTCTTGCGGGCCACCTGCAGGCTGCAGAGGTAGGAGAAATCGGGACATGCCAGGCCCGTCGCGGCGCACGCGCCCCGGATGACGCCCATGTCGAAACCGGCATTGTGTGCGACGAGGTGGTCGCCGTCGGCGAACTCGACCAGATCGGGAAGCTGGTCCGCCCATCCGGCTGCACCCACAACATCCGACGCCCGAAGACCGTGGATGCGCGTATTCCATTCGAGGAACTCGTCGTGCCCGAGCGGAGGTTGGATCAGCCACCCGGTGCGGTCGACCACGCGGCCGGCTCGCACCTTGATCAGCCCGACCGAACAGGCCGACGCAGTGCTGGAATTCGCGGTTTCGAAGTCGATTGCAGTGAAATCCAGTGGCACGGTGCCATGCTCGCACGCACGACCGACGTCGCCGTGAAGGATCGCCGCGTGCCGCGCATCCGTCGCGCACCCGATCCCTCACGCGACCCGCAACCAGGTCGGTGGCCGTGCCTAGACTCGAACCATGCGCGAAAGAAACGACGTGACAGTTCACGCGCGGGCGTTCGACCAGGCTGCCGAGGTCTACGAGGCGTCGCGACCCACCTACCCTCGCGAGGCCGTGGACTGGCTGGTCCCGGCCGAGGCGAAGCATGTGCTCGACCTGGGTGCGGGAACGGGCAAGCTGACCCGCCTGCTCGTCGACCGGGGGCTCGACATCGTCGCCGTCGACCCGTCCGCGCAGATGCTGGGAGTGCTCGAGAGGTCGCTCCACGGCATCCCGAACCACCTAGGCACGGGGG
It encodes the following:
- a CDS encoding exonuclease domain-containing protein, encoding MPLDFTAIDFETANSSTASACSVGLIKVRAGRVVDRTGWLIQPPLGHDEFLEWNTRIHGLRASDVVGAAGWADQLPDLVEFADGDHLVAHNAGFDMGVIRGACAATGLACPDFSYLCSLQVARKTYNLDSYRLPVAAMAAGFEDFHHHDALADAEACAAIIIHAARRHDASTISELAAATAARVGRIGTAVAA